Proteins encoded within one genomic window of Lampris incognitus isolate fLamInc1 chromosome 1, fLamInc1.hap2, whole genome shotgun sequence:
- the neflb gene encoding LOW QUALITY PROTEIN: neurofilament light chain b (The sequence of the model RefSeq protein was modified relative to this genomic sequence to represent the inferred CDS: substituted 1 base at 1 genomic stop codon): protein MSFNSYDPYFPSSYKRKVVVRSGGYGGSGGIGSKSVYSTHSAPITSYGSSRRNYPTYSRAISSSSSMLLSAPMSATATELELSQATQVSSEFKIVRTQEKAQLQDLNDRFASFIERVHELEQQNKLLETELLVLRQRHVEPSNLRSLYEHEIRQLHAAVEEASQEKQAAQNHHDQMEEVLRNLQGRYEEEMIGREDAEGRLIDARKGADEVALGQAELEKRAGTLLDELAFLKRLHEGEIAELQAQIQYSAQVSVEMEVAKPDLSTALRDIRAQYETLAHRNRQSAEEWFSSKMNVMTVESARNVDGARNAKDEAGEYRRLIKAKILEIEACREMNHALEGQLQEVEDKQSVEISALQDTISRLEDDLRANKNDMARYLKEYQDLLNVKMALDIEIAAYRKLLEGEENRFSVGGPGSVSLYSQSLYPASSYGGPQFSMLSRLSSGGPYSFSSRLPTSSFLIEETISAGQAQQMEASCPQKEEVDEVEEEQVDEEENVEEVQEEEQDAAEEEEEEVQEQQEEEEEQAGGEGLXDGDANVEEAGEETKEDGEEEEGGESQDGEEEGADQKEEAEDGGDEKEGEGSKEAEVDETEEDTKAKDEGV from the exons ATGAGTTTCAATAGCTATGACCCTTACTTCCCTTCCTCTTACAAGAGGAAAGTGGTGGTGCGCAGCGGAGGATATGGGGGCAGTGGAGGAATAGGATCCAAGTCCGTATATTCTACCCACTCTGCCCCTATAACTTCCTATGGGTCATCGCGCAGAAATTATCCAACATACAGCCGAGCTATCTCTAGCTCCTCTTCCATGTTGCTTTCTGCTCCGATGTCTGCAACTGCCACCGAGCTCGAGCTCAGCCAGGCAACACAGGTCAGCTCCGAGTTCAAAATCGTGAGGACCCAGGAGAAAGCCCAGCTGCAGGACCTGAACGACCGATTTGCCAGTTTCATAGAGCGGGTCCACGAACTGGAGCAACAGAACAAGTTGCTGGAGACTGAACTCCTTGTCCTCAGGCAAAGGCACGTGGAGCCATCCAACCTCCGGAGCCTGTATGAGCATGAGATTCGCCAGCTCCATGCTGCTGTGGAAGAGGCCTCTCAAGAGAAACAGGCCGCCCAGAACCACCACGACCAGATGGAGGAGGTGCTGCGAAACCTGCAAGGACGCTACGAGGAGGAGATGATCGGCAGAGAGGATGCGGAGGGCAGACTCATTGATGCCAGAAAAGGGGCAGATGAGGTTGCACTGGGCCAGGCCGAGCTTGAGAAAAGGGCCGGTACCCTGCTGGACGAGCTGGCCTTCTTAAAGCGCCTCCATGAGGGTGAAATAGCAGAACTGCAGGCCCAGATACAGTACAGCGCCCAGGTGTCTGTGGAGATGGAAGTGGCTAAACCTGACCTATCCACCGCTCTCCGTGACATTCGAGCCCAGTATGAGACACTGGCGCACCGCAATCGCCAGTCAGCCGAGGAATGGTTCAGTAGCAAGATGAATGTGATGACGGTTGAAAGTGCTCGCAACGTAGACGGCGCACGGAACGCCAAAGATGAGGCTGGAGAATACCGCCGGCTCATCAAAGCCAAGATCCTGGAGATTGAAGCCTGTCGCGAGATGAACCACGCTCTGGAGGGACAACTGCAAGAAGTGGAGGATAAGCAGAGTGTTGAAATCTCAGCCCTGCAG GATACTATTAGTCGACTAGAAGACGACTTAAGGGCGAACAAGAATGATATGGCTCGCTACTTAAAGGAATATCAGGACCTCCTGAATGTGAAGATGGCTTTGGATATTGAAATTGCAGCTTACAG GAAACTGCTCGAAGGGGAAGAGAACCGTTTCAGTGTAGGAGGCCCAGGGTCTGTCTCTCTTTATTCCCAAAGCCTATATCCGGCCTCATCCTACGGAGGTCCTCAGTTCTCCATGCTGTCCAGGCTGAGCTCCGGGGGTCCCTATTCATTCAGCTCCCGCTTGCCCACTTCATCATTCCTAATAGAGGAGACTATATCTGCTGGCCAAGCGCAGCAGATGGAGGCCAGCTGTCCCCAGAAGGAAGAGGTGGATGAGGTAGAAGAGGAGCAGGTAGACGAGGAGGAGAATGTAGAAGAGGTCCAAGAAGAAGAGCAGGAtgcggcggaggaggaggaggaggaggtgcaggaacaacaggaagaggaagaggaacaggCAGGAGGAGAAGGTTTGTAGG ACGGTGACGCGAATGTCGAGGAggcgggagaagagacaaaagaagatggggaagaagaagaaggaggggaGAGCCAagacggagaggaggagggagctGATCAAAAAGAGGAGGCGGAGGACGGCGGAGACGAAAAAGAGGGGGAGGGCAGCAAAGAAGCCGAAGTGGacgagactgaagaggacacaaAAGCGAAGGATGAAGGTGTTTAG